A genomic segment from Polyangium mundeleinium encodes:
- a CDS encoding 2-hydroxyglutaryl-CoA dehydratase, which yields METAVQKTRLPIMGSAKQSKVDEALEAELRAFEEAERERLGIKAERKQWVDTMLNPQVKRNERENVTLLISGLTAAQDFLVEGALGGLGYKIKNIGCPDQEGLQVGKEFGNRGQCNPTYFTVGNLVNYLIKLRDEQGLTSEEVIKNYVFLTAGACGPCRFGMYVTEYRKALRDAGFDGFRVMLFQQTGGLSQATGDDVGIDMNPAFFVGIVKGIVCGDVLNALGYRIRPYEVVPGATNKALEEAKRTIYKALHDQTNVFVALYKCRKLFEAIEVDRLRVRAKTSIIGEFWAMTTEGDGNYQLQKFLESEGAENDIQLTTAWLLYNVWEVRHDTQDREVLRGVDEGTNSLKDHQGEFDVAKRIATMRLAEGVLKLGFQAFAQPIGLHDYHLPDMDLVAKMAEDYYSNDLRGGEGHMEVGKLIVNTVRAKAHITVSVKPFGCMPSSGVSDGVQSLITGKYPGTIFCAVETSGDGATNFYSRIQMYMFKARIAAEQELERVLAEQGLTLDEVRAFLDANPKYKSALYYPPHRVAGTAANLVYAVAPLIKKSAAERAIDKAKHTAEALRDAAVSAPGVIAEAYRKAMDPETIAKVREDALVLRDIVRGKAMDRFRPLLQQLMGKAVFENDPEIRTTTYEPIAAE from the coding sequence ATGGAAACTGCAGTCCAGAAGACGCGGCTGCCGATCATGGGCAGCGCCAAGCAGTCGAAGGTCGACGAGGCTCTCGAAGCCGAGCTTCGCGCATTCGAAGAGGCGGAGCGCGAGCGTCTCGGCATCAAGGCCGAGCGCAAGCAGTGGGTCGACACGATGCTCAACCCGCAGGTGAAGCGGAATGAGCGCGAGAACGTGACGCTCCTGATCTCGGGCCTCACGGCGGCGCAGGACTTCCTCGTGGAAGGCGCGCTCGGCGGCCTCGGTTACAAGATCAAGAACATCGGCTGTCCGGATCAGGAAGGCCTGCAGGTCGGCAAGGAGTTCGGCAACCGCGGGCAGTGCAACCCGACGTACTTCACCGTGGGCAACCTGGTGAACTACCTGATCAAGCTCCGCGACGAGCAGGGTTTGACCAGCGAGGAGGTCATCAAGAACTACGTGTTCCTGACGGCCGGCGCGTGTGGTCCCTGCCGCTTCGGGATGTACGTGACGGAGTACCGAAAGGCGCTGCGCGACGCGGGCTTCGACGGCTTCCGGGTGATGCTGTTCCAGCAGACCGGGGGCCTCTCGCAGGCGACAGGCGACGACGTGGGCATCGACATGAACCCCGCGTTCTTCGTGGGGATCGTGAAGGGCATCGTGTGCGGCGACGTGCTGAACGCGCTCGGCTACCGCATCCGGCCCTACGAGGTGGTTCCCGGCGCGACGAACAAGGCGCTCGAGGAGGCCAAGCGCACCATCTACAAGGCGCTGCACGACCAGACGAACGTGTTCGTCGCGCTCTACAAGTGCCGCAAGCTCTTCGAGGCGATCGAGGTCGACAGGCTGCGGGTGCGCGCGAAGACGTCGATCATCGGCGAGTTCTGGGCGATGACGACGGAGGGCGACGGCAACTACCAGCTCCAGAAGTTCCTCGAGAGCGAAGGCGCCGAGAACGACATTCAGCTCACGACGGCGTGGCTGCTCTACAACGTGTGGGAGGTCCGGCACGACACGCAGGATCGCGAGGTGCTGCGCGGCGTGGACGAGGGGACGAACAGCCTGAAGGACCACCAGGGCGAGTTCGACGTGGCGAAGCGGATCGCGACGATGCGCCTCGCGGAGGGCGTGCTGAAGCTCGGCTTCCAGGCGTTCGCGCAGCCGATCGGCCTGCACGACTATCACCTGCCGGACATGGACCTCGTCGCGAAGATGGCCGAGGACTACTACTCGAACGACCTGCGCGGCGGCGAAGGGCACATGGAGGTCGGCAAGCTGATCGTGAACACGGTGCGCGCAAAGGCGCACATCACGGTGAGCGTGAAGCCGTTCGGATGCATGCCCTCGTCCGGCGTCTCCGACGGCGTGCAGTCGCTGATCACCGGCAAGTACCCGGGCACGATCTTCTGCGCGGTCGAGACGAGCGGCGACGGCGCGACGAACTTCTACTCGCGCATCCAGATGTACATGTTCAAGGCGCGGATCGCGGCCGAGCAGGAGCTCGAGCGCGTGCTCGCCGAGCAGGGCTTGACGCTCGATGAGGTGCGCGCGTTCCTCGACGCGAACCCGAAGTACAAGAGCGCGCTCTACTATCCGCCCCACCGCGTCGCAGGGACGGCGGCAAACCTGGTCTACGCGGTGGCGCCGCTGATCAAGAAGTCGGCCGCGGAGCGCGCGATCGACAAGGCGAAGCACACCGCCGAGGCGCTGCGCGACGCGGCCGTGAGCGCGCCCGGGGTGATCGCCGAGGCCTACCGGAAGGCGATGGATCCCGAGACGATCGCGAAGGTCCGCGAGGACGCGCTCGTCCTCCGGGACATCGTGCGCGGCAAGGCGATGGACCGGTTCCGTCCGCTCTTGCAGCAGCTCATGGGCAAGGCCGTGTTCGAGAACGACCCCGAGATCCGAACGACGACCTACGAGCCGATCGCCGCGGAGTGA
- a CDS encoding BadF/BadG/BcrA/BcrD ATPase family protein has product MESRDPVVVGIDVGSTTVKAVVLDPGTLEILWSDYQRHQTKQPEKVLEMLQQIEEAFPHSPRPAWRVFMTGSGAAPLCPSLGAKFVQEVNAVTLAVEKLHPDVGSVIELGGQDAKIIIFKKDEKTGDKTAAPSMNDKCASGTGATIDKCMIKVGLPSEVVREIHFDDSKLHHVAAKCGVFAETDIVNLVKSGIPSTEILCSLADAIVLQNLSVLTRGSTLKHRVILLGGPNTYLPFLQECWRKRIPETWDERGYAWPKDRPIEETIFVPENAQYYAAYGACVYGLREAAEVGLYVGTDGLVDYMKNGRKARLGESAGPPLVRTSDEIDDFRKLYAIPRFKPMQLEAGKVVRGVIGVDGGSTSSKAVLVDEDGEIVCKAYQLSKGNPIQDTKELLAQLRDYVQGQGATLDVLGFGATGYAADVLQETMRADVNIVETVAHMMSAVRYFGDVDVICDIGGQDIKVLFMKNGDIANFRLSNSCSAGNGMLLQAMADQFGLKVTEYADTAFQAELAPKFSYGCAVFLDTDRVNFQKEGFSKEELLAGLAQVLPKNVWQYVVQIPRLASLGRRFVLQGGTQYNLAAVKAQVDYIKERVPDAEVFVHPHTGEAGAIGAAFETLRVIKRRGTSTFIGLEAAIELKYHTKNDEETVCHFCPNECKRTFIDAERPDGSTARYISGFSCEKGTVESEDAMLALVADRKKIAKQFPNCVDYESKLAFRSFHKGNAMPADGTPIKDFVVKKGLFSVRRVETTRPFRRSGTVVQERLRRTRIGIPRVLNLYSTGPYFRAYFEALGIPKQNVIFSDETTEEMWVEGGKYGSVDPCFPSKVTQAHIHNLLFHHHSADKPLKYIFFPILTHVPSFGKNVMDNASCPIVAGVPDVMKAAFTKEVDFFATRGIEYLDPPLTFAEPLLTARRMYECWGPRLGITEDESDHAHREAMAALAGFERELQEKGRAILETVEAENRVAILMIGRPYHSDPGLNHGIPEEFQVLGYPILSVRSIPRDDDYLRRYFKEEYARGQHPLDINDVWPENYSANSAQKVWAVKFAARHPNVVLLDLSSFKCGHDAPTYGIVDGIVSSSATPYAALHDIDANKPGGSIKIRVKTYAHSLKLYQESLEDLSKKKAELSHNIDKKRLELLQLKQTQLAERRASDPELEKQIMDLSAKVRAYEAPPPAPPEPPKGLVQLKKKRADGSVVSV; this is encoded by the coding sequence ATGGAGAGTCGTGATCCGGTGGTGGTCGGGATCGACGTGGGCTCGACGACGGTGAAGGCCGTCGTGCTCGATCCGGGCACGCTCGAGATTCTCTGGAGCGATTACCAGCGCCACCAGACGAAGCAGCCCGAGAAGGTGCTGGAGATGCTCCAGCAGATCGAGGAGGCGTTCCCGCATTCGCCCCGCCCAGCGTGGCGCGTGTTCATGACGGGCTCGGGCGCGGCGCCGCTTTGCCCCTCGCTCGGCGCGAAGTTCGTCCAGGAAGTCAACGCGGTGACGCTCGCCGTGGAGAAGCTCCACCCGGACGTGGGGAGCGTGATCGAGCTCGGCGGGCAGGACGCGAAGATCATCATCTTCAAGAAGGACGAGAAGACCGGCGACAAGACCGCGGCGCCGTCGATGAACGACAAGTGCGCCTCGGGCACAGGCGCGACGATCGACAAGTGCATGATCAAGGTGGGTTTGCCCTCCGAGGTCGTGCGCGAGATCCACTTCGACGACTCGAAGCTGCACCACGTCGCGGCGAAATGCGGCGTGTTCGCCGAGACGGACATCGTGAACCTCGTGAAGAGCGGGATCCCGTCGACGGAGATCCTGTGCTCGCTCGCGGACGCGATCGTCCTGCAGAACCTGTCCGTACTGACGCGCGGGTCAACCTTGAAACACCGGGTGATCCTGCTCGGCGGGCCGAACACGTACCTGCCGTTTTTGCAGGAGTGCTGGCGCAAGCGCATCCCCGAGACGTGGGACGAGCGCGGCTACGCGTGGCCGAAGGACCGGCCGATCGAGGAGACGATCTTCGTCCCGGAGAACGCGCAGTACTACGCGGCCTACGGCGCGTGCGTGTACGGGCTGCGTGAGGCGGCCGAGGTGGGCCTGTACGTGGGGACGGACGGGCTCGTCGACTACATGAAGAACGGGCGCAAGGCGCGGCTCGGCGAGAGCGCGGGGCCTCCGCTCGTCCGGACGAGCGACGAGATCGACGACTTCCGCAAGCTCTACGCGATCCCGCGGTTCAAGCCGATGCAGCTCGAAGCCGGGAAGGTCGTGCGCGGCGTGATCGGCGTGGACGGCGGGTCGACGTCGTCGAAGGCGGTGCTCGTCGACGAGGACGGCGAGATCGTCTGCAAGGCCTACCAGCTCTCGAAGGGCAACCCCATCCAGGACACGAAGGAGCTGCTCGCGCAGCTCCGCGACTACGTGCAGGGGCAAGGCGCGACGCTCGACGTGCTCGGCTTCGGGGCCACGGGCTACGCGGCGGACGTGCTGCAAGAGACGATGCGCGCGGACGTGAACATCGTCGAGACCGTGGCGCACATGATGAGCGCGGTGCGGTATTTCGGCGACGTCGACGTGATCTGCGACATCGGCGGGCAGGACATCAAGGTCCTGTTCATGAAGAACGGCGACATCGCGAACTTCCGCCTCTCGAACTCGTGCTCGGCCGGCAACGGGATGTTGCTGCAGGCGATGGCCGATCAGTTTGGCCTCAAAGTGACGGAGTACGCGGACACGGCGTTCCAGGCCGAGCTCGCGCCGAAGTTCAGCTACGGCTGCGCGGTCTTCCTCGACACGGATCGGGTGAACTTCCAGAAGGAAGGGTTCTCGAAGGAAGAGCTCTTGGCCGGGTTGGCCCAGGTCCTTCCGAAGAACGTCTGGCAGTACGTCGTGCAGATCCCGCGGCTCGCGTCGCTCGGGCGGAGGTTCGTGCTGCAGGGCGGCACGCAGTACAACCTCGCCGCGGTCAAGGCGCAGGTCGACTACATCAAGGAGCGCGTGCCGGACGCGGAGGTGTTCGTCCACCCGCACACGGGCGAGGCAGGTGCGATCGGCGCGGCGTTCGAGACGCTGCGCGTGATCAAGCGGCGCGGGACGAGCACGTTCATCGGGCTCGAAGCCGCGATCGAGCTCAAGTACCACACGAAAAACGACGAGGAGACCGTCTGCCACTTCTGCCCGAACGAGTGCAAGCGGACGTTCATCGACGCAGAGCGGCCCGACGGGTCGACGGCGCGGTACATCTCGGGCTTCTCCTGCGAGAAGGGCACGGTCGAGAGCGAGGACGCGATGCTCGCGCTCGTGGCCGACCGGAAGAAGATCGCGAAGCAGTTCCCGAACTGCGTCGACTACGAGTCGAAGCTCGCGTTCCGGAGCTTCCACAAGGGCAACGCGATGCCCGCGGACGGGACGCCGATCAAGGACTTCGTCGTGAAGAAGGGCCTCTTCAGCGTGCGTCGCGTGGAGACGACGCGGCCCTTCCGGCGAAGCGGGACCGTGGTGCAGGAGCGGCTGCGTAGGACGCGCATCGGCATTCCGCGCGTCTTGAACCTCTACTCGACGGGTCCGTATTTCCGGGCCTACTTCGAGGCGCTCGGGATCCCGAAGCAGAACGTGATCTTCAGCGACGAGACGACCGAGGAGATGTGGGTCGAGGGCGGGAAGTACGGCTCGGTCGATCCGTGCTTCCCGTCGAAGGTGACGCAGGCGCACATCCACAACCTGCTGTTCCACCACCACTCCGCGGACAAACCGCTGAAGTACATCTTCTTCCCGATCCTCACGCACGTGCCGAGCTTCGGGAAGAACGTGATGGACAACGCGAGCTGCCCGATCGTCGCGGGCGTGCCCGACGTGATGAAGGCGGCGTTCACGAAGGAGGTCGACTTCTTCGCGACGCGCGGGATCGAGTACCTGGATCCGCCGCTCACGTTCGCCGAGCCGCTACTCACGGCGCGGCGCATGTACGAGTGCTGGGGGCCGCGGCTCGGGATCACGGAGGACGAGAGTGATCACGCGCATCGCGAGGCGATGGCGGCGCTCGCGGGGTTCGAGCGGGAGCTGCAGGAGAAGGGGCGCGCGATCCTGGAGACGGTCGAGGCGGAGAACCGCGTGGCGATCCTGATGATCGGCCGGCCGTACCACTCGGATCCGGGGCTGAACCACGGGATCCCGGAGGAGTTCCAGGTGCTCGGCTACCCGATCCTCAGCGTGCGCTCGATCCCACGCGACGACGACTACCTGCGCCGTTACTTCAAAGAGGAGTACGCGCGCGGGCAACACCCGCTCGACATCAACGACGTGTGGCCGGAGAACTACTCGGCGAACAGCGCCCAGAAGGTGTGGGCCGTGAAGTTCGCCGCGCGGCACCCGAACGTCGTTCTGCTCGATCTATCGAGCTTCAAGTGCGGTCACGACGCGCCGACGTACGGCATCGTGGACGGGATCGTGTCGTCGAGCGCGACGCCCTACGCGGCGCTGCACGACATCGACGCGAACAAGCCCGGCGGCTCGATCAAGATCCGCGTGAAGACGTACGCGCACAGCCTGAAGCTCTACCAGGAGTCGCTGGAAGACCTCTCGAAGAAGAAGGCGGAGCTCTCGCACAACATCGACAAGAAGCGGCTGGAGCTCTTGCAGCTCAAACAAACGCAGCTCGCGGAGCGACGGGCGTCGGATCCGGAGCTGGAGAAGCAGATCATGGATCTCTCGGCGAAGGTGCGGGCGTACGAGGCGCCCCCGCCGGCCCCGCCCGAGCCGCCGAAGGGCCTCGTTCAGCTCAAGAAGAAGCGCGCCGACGGCAGCGTCGTGTCGGTTTGA